ATATTCAGCCTTAAATCCTCTTCCAGGTGTAACGCTACCGCTTCGAAACACAACAAACAGCTCATTAAAGGGACTCAAAATCGGGTCTAAAGTAGGTAATCGTCGATGGCAAAAATACTGCTTTCTATCTCCAATGTCCCCGGCTATTCCTGCGACAATTGTGTCGTAAAACCCTAGATATGCGTAGTAGCATTCAGATCCAGCTGTCTCTGATGGAACATCAAAATCCAATATTTGAAAAGATATATACGTGTTTGGGTCAGTGATGATCTGCCAGGTCCAAACCGCATCCTTTAGATATGGTTTTGGATATCCGGGTGAAGAGACTGTCCCCTTTTCCATGCGACATCTTCGGTCATTTGGAGTCGTCGGATTGGGACTGCTACATTCAGGATATTCTGTTAAATAACAAATATCAGATTAAAGGAAAAAACATTCTTAATCTCATTGAGATAGCTTTGCTTTATAGATGTGTTGTATGATCCGTGGCATACAAAcgcggattttttttaaatgttctgaAACATAACAGGAAACGAAAGTGCCCATACCGTTATAAATATCATGTTTTATGGCAAACAATGAGGGCAGTAACTCACCTTACCAAACGATGCCCCTAACTCAAACCTTTTAACCAGCAACATGTTAACCATCGATTGCCTCTAGGACAGGACACATGTAAACGGAGTGACAAACCAGCTATCAATAGACTCCAGGCTCCCCAATGTCATTTCATTATGTCAACTCATTCCCCAACTGATTAAATACTGCCCCCCTGACTATATGAAAAGCTGGATTTCCTATTATATCAGTAACATATAAGAGCTCTAAGCTTTTTAAAGAGACTGTAAGTTTTCATTGAGACGCGTGCCAATTTTTTCCAGTTTTAGAATTTTACTTATGTAATAACTAACCCCTGTAATATTAAAATGAGCTAGACACTTAATTTTTATGTCAAGCTAGAGACAAATATTAATTCTTTATCCCTGAGCATAAGGAATTATAATATGTGCAAATCTCAAAAACCTTCAGCTTTCTTCATGATGTCGATATATCTGAAAAGACACCGATTTACAGGTATTTCCACGATGTtcaatggattttagaaaatgttgcatatttaTTTGGTCCTCGACGAATCCCTGAAAGTGTCCATGGGCCACGTGTCAGCCCATAAAATAATGGCTgtattatattatacatatcCACCTTGACCTAAATTCAAGAATACGAGCAATATATAAAAGTAATTTGATAATGTTCCATTCTACAACATTTTCTATTTAATGTTGCCCAAGGCGCAAGTAGctgaaatattaatttgaaattaTTAATATTGTAATGACAAAATGGACGGTATAAAACAATATGAAACGCGTGTTACGCAATATTGTGATCCTCTAGCATATTCTTATAACCTGTCCTGGTTTATTCCATTAAGGCAATATGTTGCCTttcgttgttgttttttctatttATTTGGCCATCGCCATATACAGACAGATTTGATCCAGGTATCGGGAACAATACCATGAAGGCAAAGACGTCGGGAACAAGGCAAAGACCAGTAGTGTAGCCAGTGGGGTGGCAGGGGgcagaaatgaaagaaaaaagtgagcATCTGaagtgaaaatgaaagaaaaatctgGAGAGCAAAGGagaagaaaaggggcaaggagcccccttTCCACCAAATTTCACCCCGATCATCTTATTGGGAAGCTCGAGGACATCTTGAAGTCTCTCTGAAGAAACAAAACCGGTATAGGGTCTctgaaaaaacaaaaccggtataggggcctatgtattgtatgatgcaagtgCAAttgttttttcgtctgtgcccccgaaattgtattttgccccctctgaccaagaaagctgactACGCCCCTGGCAAAGACAATGAAATATAAAAACGAATGCAGTATGCAAACCATGGAAATGTACTTACACtgcaaaaatacaacaacaacaaaaacaatcaaaaccaCAGGGATAAGTACCAGACAAAGATTAACAAAAATACCACCGTTTCAAGCAGATATACTGCCCTTCCTCAGGGACAAACAACAATACCATGAAGGCAAAGACGTCGGGAACAAGGCAAAGACAATGAAAGATAAAAACGAATGCAGTATGCGAACCATGGAAAGGTATTTACActgcaaaaatacaaaaaaacaatcaaaaccaCAGGGATAACTAAGTACCagacaaaagtttaaaaaataccaCCGTTTCAAGCAGATATACTGCCCTTCCTCAGGGACAAACAACAATAATATATAATTGAACTTTATAGGTAGCTTGCAAAAATATCATAACAATAGGGTAAAGAAAGTAGCGTATCTACAGAAGAGAGCTAATTTGCTACTGTAAATAAGAATGCCCAATCCCATGACACCTTCAAACGTAAGAAGTTGCATGATTGCATCTTATGCTTAATGTCATCAAATTCGATGCGTTTTAAATTGTCCGTGTAGTATAAGTTCAATTTAATTATGATACTTGTTAGTTACGTCATCAATGTGCCAACACAAGTGCACCCTTCTTTTTAGTCCTTTGTCTTGCACTTCTTCCTTGTCTCGTCTTCTTCGTTTGTAACTTGTCCCATAGCCTCCTCACTTTAAGGGTCGGCGGTGGCCAATAGTTGTTTTGCGCTTTGTTCCAGTTGGGTtgtttttttattcattattgtattttgttcaaAGCATGGTGAAATAAAtgaagtatttaatttgtttgaattAAACTTACCACATCCCTGCTCATCTAAGAAATTAAAGCAATCATCTATACTATTACAAATAGCAGATGAATAGATCACCACACCGTTTCCGCAATCGAATGTTTCGTCGATGTTAATAATATGATCTGAAATATGAATTCATGGAAAGCAAAAAAAAAGGCTTACATATTTCAGAACGTCTTATCTTAAGAAGacagtatacgctggcgaagttacgtaataaatcggattaactaccatagcaataggtgcaaacaattttgaatatattgcgcagcactacaagcagattgcaatCATCACCTaagtacgaggggcagtcagtatgttttaagagttgactcgtgacgtcatatgtggattgttttcatggcatttctaaatgattacataaacactgtacctttgtctttcaaacaacacatgtaaaaattatatcatacacatgattacgtaacagcattagcataaaatcaatatactagggacactgccaaatcacgcaaaaaggcgggccttttaaattacagaaaaaacacgtgtttacaatgtccaaAAACAGCagaagtacaaggtgcatatggctagtgtTGTGCGGgcataaacactaggtcctccgtctgcatttggtaaaatatgagacttgccatttaACTTTGGTGGAAATTGGACGtatggaaacttcaacaactttagggcttgaatggaagcaaaattattctgcaaaaatggcgaaaatgaaaaagcagttattacaaatgacattaattatctccaaaatgaaacagactaaaatataatgactggtcacgtgtgagagctggtactcagtgcgatgataactggtgcaaatgaaacaaaaatctgcgcatgcgcaggtgggatgaccgatacaacatggtggaaatgcacgaaaatggcaaaattccatgtaaatagggcctaaaatattacaaaatgctatgaaaattgtaatttaaatattcatatgaatttttatgaatgatctcaacctgaaatgaacagaaaagttttaaaaataaatttctcattcaaacgatggccactactttttgtataaatgtaacaatggtacaattttctagggagactcccgtttaagagagattttctgagaaatacagatgaaatgggaaaaaggcggaagatgggggtcagcaaatttcaaccatattttggcaatttagtaagtttggataagtgttcacagtaatcaggtttaaaaaatctGGTATGCCCCCTCCTAGGAAATATGGgaccccctaaaatatgcccctaacacattatttccctgacttgtaaaataccgttttataccatttttgagcaatattttggTGCCTAAGATGACcattaatgaaaataaatttttgtacacaaaatctttcatccttcgtcttcttgaaaaaatataaagcaacaaatatttatattgggatgttccatttatttacaggggagggggcccatatttcacattttacaacttttgaaaaaaactgaaatatccctctactttgtgacgtcattgtaagagttccccaatctttttcaaattgttcattacaggagagaagctcTGTACTTAGGTTATtcatataatgcaataaaaatcatggagacttctttacttttcagaaaacacaaacatgtatttccccaatatatggcattggtataatgatgctgtatattacaccAACATCAAACGTATGATCTTTTCACTGTATCAGTCCCTTATCTTGAGTCAATAGTCAGTTATTGCTTTGAAGAGGTGATcaccacatttaagaatacaaACCAAGTATATGGGTGCTTCTCTTTTACAGCacattggtaaaatcgccagtaaataatgctccatgaacTCCCAAACgcgtatttccctgacttgtaaaatgcggttttataccatttttgaacaatatttttgcaCCTAAGACGagcatttatgaaaataaatttttgtacacaaaatctttcatccttcgtcttcttgaaaaaatataaaacaacaaatatttatatcgggatgttccatttatttacaggggagggggccatatttcacattttacaacttttgaaaaaagaagtgaaatatccctctactttgtgacgtcattgtaagagttccccgatttttttcatattgttcattacaggagagaagctcTGTACATAGGTAATTTATATCATGCAATGAAAATTATGGAGACTTCttttacttttcagaaaacacaaacatatATTTTCCCCATAAACCGGTATGgcataatgatgctgtatattacaccAACATCAAACGTATGATCTTTTCACTGTTGATCAGTCCCTTATCTCGAGTCAGTTATCTTGAGTCAGTTATTGCTTTGATGAGTTGAAcaccacatttaagaatacaaACCAAGAAGGCATACatggttccaatatctgtgatgggtGCTTCTTTGttacagcatattggtaaaatcaccagtaaataatgctccatgaacATATAGGCTTATAATATAGATGTTAGCGTTATCACGATTATTATGATgatcacaagctcctattctgaCTTTTAATCATTTTACATGTATCAGCACTTTGGGTATAGGAACTAGGCCTACAAAGGGCCTATGCAACAAAAGTTAAGTACAAAATCCTATTAACCTTGGGAGGGAGTGGGGTAAATCATAATACTAGTAGTGGGCTTTAATTGGTCATGTTTTGTTtgttaaaaatgaaacatgtagaTAAATTGTTTGctctttgttttacattttatattttggtttattctatatttttgatatacagtgTAAGCTATTCGGATAATTCAAAgggaaggcagtttccatggcaacagccatTTATACTCATTCAGTCATTTTAAAGCGAATTTCCCACATAACATTTGGTAAATTTTCttgtaaaattttccaaaaaattgccCTTTGGTATAAATGGCTGTTGCCACGGAAACTGGAAACTGCCACAGGCGCAGGCATAATCTGCTGCTCGATAGTGACCTGGATATCATGAGTGCCATGTGGTCATGGTGGTCCCTGCCAAATTTCATCTCCGGTACCAGCGCGCATCAGGTGATCCACTCGGAAGGTTCCATCCACATTATCATCAAGATAAAACCCACTATGCCATCTTTTGTTGCCTCCCTTATTCCAGATGACAGCAACAATATTTTTCTGTggcctatgacctcttgaaattcataAGTACTCTTTAggcataaaatgcatgtttttagtaatttggggaattttggccaaaaattgacccattttcatattacttacattacaaaagtttgtattacactttatgttattgatatacatggattctttaTTTTTAGGCTACATaatattaggagaattcaaagagaagacacccgggagaagacagtttccatggcaacagccatttatactaatttttAATTCCCCAGTGAATTCAGCAAATGTCCCGGTAaataaaacatgctattttattaATCACTCAAATGGATTGGATATGAATatgaaattatttaatttttaaagaaaggtTGACCTCCAAATTACTGCGAACGGAGCCAGTTTTGATAATAgttttggtatagaaatagtagcGTCACTTTTCAACAGTTTCAATAAAAAATCTGATTCTGTAAAGATAGCCATGAAATTAAAGCtaattttaaatttgcgatataatacacattttatggcaaattattaaaaaatttatatattttttacaatttaacagtcctcaaagtaaattatataaatatgatgatatgtacttaaggtggtactacacctcttgataaatttgtgacaatttttttttctcaaaaactaataaaacactggtaataaaagttatgtatattataggggcaaggaatccagttactacactggaatttcagtgactcaagataagtagttattgatttattgatcaaatattggttttccctcatttttgactgtaactccacaactgttgtctgtactgaaataaaattttcagtgcagtagttgtactccttgcccctataattatattatcttacttgtcaccaatgcgctataatctgtgagaaaaatgcaaaaataggcacaaaattggccaggggtgttaaatgaaaatgtattctttatttaatacaactagaaaggatgtaaaaattgaaaaatattgccaCGCATGGTAGAAAATGccacttaaaaatgttgatttttacatgctttgCAATATGATGGagcatggagagagagagagagagagagagagagagagagagaggagagagagagagagaggagagagagagagagagcactcATAGGAACCTCAATACAAATCCCAAAATCAATTGATTTGAATGTCAGCAGCATGATTGGTATTTCAAAAATTAGGAATCATAGACAGATAAGCATTTTTATGTTTATGAtaataacacccctacttgatgAATGTATCATTCCAATATTACTATTGTCTTTGTTGTTCACTACATGTGATAGAAAATAATTGTAGGCTATATCTAccttggaagaaagagataagattcATTTGAGGATGCATATAAGCATGATgcaatttttaaatcaaaacagAGGGAATTTTAGTACTGACACGGGGTATTGACACCCAACAAATAATGGAATAGTCCTTTTCTAAGCATTTCTACAGCAAAATTTAGGCCCCAAACTTATTATGCAACagtattgttgatgttgtttacttctaaTATGCTCACTTTTTATCCAATTTCTTTTCAAACATGGAAAATCACCGAACATGAGTTTATAGCTTAGAAATGTCGCGGTTGCATTTTCTGAAAAAGGGCATGaaataagatgtgctcattttaaaacagaaaaagtctccatgatttttatttgctcaattgtttgggctatatttactttatccaacatatcaataacttttacaaaaatattggggaactctcacaatcatcttgtaaacttggcttcaaaattgggatttttaacatttataaaattgctgaaaaggtcattacacccctctctgaaaatggaacaatccaaactttttctaaagaatttgtaattgctttgtcgagacaaaatgtgcataattactgtgaagtataaataaattgtctgcaaattggtGTTATTACGTGGCTCTAGTCGAAAGTTAGCGCATATTTCgaagtttttgtgtctgagaagacaatcatAGGGGTTCATTTTGaggggggtccagtatctcccagtggggggtcctcgattttttttttatacctccactgtaaatactcatggacacatgtttgattgacaaaatatgaacaaaatttgctgacccccatcttccacctaccatctgagtctatcggataaactctcttaaatgtttggagattagtcaacagaactggccaaaaaaatttaaatttccacgtttgctatttttgccttgtttttgtcaaaaataagacagatgtgaccacgcattttaaataaacttaaacctttacagcccaacaaaaatggtttaatgaactggtagtttgtgttctattactgttccaaaaggcagcattctccattctatttaattcccgagaaaatatagaaaatacaacaattcctcatttcagcctcttatttcccttaacaaaaacgcctcaatttcaccaggtgactctagaccattgattttatgctaatgctgttacgtaatcgtgtgtgtgatagaatttttacatgtgttgtttgaaagacaaaggtacagtgtttatgtaatcattgagaaatgccatgaaaacgatccacaaatgacgccacgagtcaactcttaaaacatactgactgcccctcgtatgtctgcaatcataaagtctgacaaaaagtaacgcagctgttataaatacgactatagcttcagaactaataattgtttccacaatatttctacatagaaagaagtataatttatttacgcgcattttgataccccatttgtcaaatgttgttcaatattagaACACAGTAGTgcctttaaagaaaaatacccgaattcaaaagtttttacagcgatcaatggttattacacgtaaaaccctccatttatcttcgcgccgACTtctaatcaatacaaatagctgcaactttttaaattcgggtatttgtctttaaaaacactgctgtgttgttaatattgaataaaattggacAATGATGGGGTATCACaatgtgcgtaaataaatcatccttttttctatgttgaaatattgtgaacaaaattattagttctgacgttATAGGCGTATTTagaacagctgcgttactttttgtgtagTCTTTAGTTTGAATACAATGCCGGTCTTttcaaaatactaatcttacatgtgcaagtgatcagcatgatatggttcaatgcagaggtaccacgtaaacgtaccagtgcagtgcggtatattcaaaaattgtttgaacctattgctacagtttgctatggtagttaatccgattattacataacttcgccagcgtattcaatcCAAGATATCCGGACTAGTCTCGGTCTACCCATTCGAGTCAGGTACTGTCAATCTCATTGTGGGGGAAACTTGGATGGGAGCATATTACCCCGTCAGGACCCGACCCTACCCCAGACCCGTAATGCGCGGGGGGGGGGAATTCCACTGAACGATTGACATTTTGTGAACACATTTAACCCTGGAACtgctgagccatattttgtaacacggactacgaagaattataaacatcatataccattttaagtACCTCATATTCCTATCATCTGATTAGTTAAAAGTGAGTGGGAGCATTGTTTTAACTATGCCCTGTATTTGACAGAAttcatcaaaatgaactatgcccggtcatggaaatgaactattgaCGGGTGTGTGTCCCGACCAAACTCTACGCAATCGCAATATCCACGTACATTCATTTAACGAGCGTATTGGGTGTTGACATTCAGTCCGTGTTAGAGATTGATATTACTTCCGGGGCAATTTTTGTAACCCGCCGACAACAACATTGCATTGGTACTGGAACCAAAACACGGAAAGTTATCAGGAGTAAATAAGAAGAAACGTTACGATTACAACCTTATCAGTTGGTTGATTTTGTCATAAGACCAACTGAAAGTTTCAAAATCGGTTTTACTTTCATTTGGATAATGATGGCGCAAACTGTCACATTCACTTGAAATGAAAATATAAggtattattcggtatataaaacaaataaacagaatTTAAAACCTTATCAGTTGGTTGATTTTGTCATAAGACCAACTGAAAGTTTCAAAATCGGTTTTACTTTCATTCGGATAATGATGGCGCAAAATTTCCCATTCACTTTGAATGTGTTAATCGTTTCATGAtgttttttggtccaaaatttcaagaatttttatctcacaAACCGAAATTGTCAGGACGCTAAAAATTTGGCTATAGTATCTTAAGGTAACAGGCTAtcaacatatttttttacaaaacaaaTTCATGACCCACTTGTATCACTCCCTGGTACACTCTTAGCGACAATGACTGAAGATAGTAAAGCAGCGGTTGAATAACCGCTGTAAATATTGTTTAATTGTTAAATTTAGTTGGACTAAAAATTATACGTACACAACTATTTCTCTATTCTTAGAGTACACTACCAAATTTGAACATGTATTAAACGTTAATTCTTACCTAATTCTTAACCATGGCGGATAAAgattaaataattaaacattaaaCTAAATTATTTCGTGCCATACATTTAGCTAAATTTTGTAGTGGTAATGGACTTGTAGAAAATAAACCTTAGCTGGgacgaaaaaacaaacaaacaaatctgaTTCTCAGAAACGCCTTTGCTTTGCTACACAATATTTCTTACGGGGCCGGGTGGGGATATTTTGAATAATACTCTAATCGGTTTTGACATGCATGCAAGCAAGCATCAAAACAAATAAGGTTCATAGTTTTCAGAAAATGGCATTTATTAAACTTATTAAACTGAGCTCACCTTGCCCAGTCATTACACTCATCTCCACGCCCGTCTTTCCTCGTATTATGGGCCCTTGGGTGGTATCCACAAACGAAATATCGTCAGCTatgtttgttgaatttgaattCTGGTCTGTTCCAATCTCATCATTATAATGTGTGTTTATCTGAATCTGTACCGTATCTGAAGTGAGGTACAGTGCATATATCCGTTGATCCCACCTAATGTGTAACATATCTGTCCATTCAAATAGTCCTTTGGAACCAAGCTGCACACTATCGGTCTGGCTAATCAAGTTAAATTCTTGAAACGAAATGATCAAGTCGGTGTTGTTTTCTGATTTGATGTCCCAAGTGCAGTTCAAGTTTTGCGGATACGGATACGGATAATTTGCAGATGTTATGGCTACGCTGTCATTATTGACGAGTGTCATCATGAATGATCGGTACAGGGATGTGCAAACGGGGTTGTTCAAATTATCTTAAGTTGGAAAAGAGCAGAGAACATTATGTTAGATGTGCTTCTAACTGATATTAAAAAACTTCCCGCCTTCTTTCAACCAAATCGAGACCTCATTTAATCAAAAAGTATCACAGTATCATACCTCAAGTTGTAAAACTGCCAATGTTTGAACAaggaaaatgagtcggatgtagggaatattgattttgagatatataaaCAAGTCAATTATAGTATCCAACGttctttaggcctatatttgattTTTCTGAGGAACTCTAAAATGTGCATGACAGTAAGTCTAATATGATGGGGTtttcgacatcagactcattttgcttgattgcatcacaagtTTGACAACCAAATGACTCAGGAAAAAGTTGCCGCCTAGGAATTACACAAGGCCACACAAGGTCAATTATTTAACGCATTGTTAACCCGCATGGGTCATACTCGTGCGCTGCCTCTGGCCTTACCTTAATGCACAGATtcagggcatatctattgcaaaaacaagtttaactctattcgaagagaataattattacattacaagttgacactcgttgcaatttttttttattcgtatttctcctgaaattAAGTAATTATTTCtccagaaattgtgttggtaaaatgcgggGTCGTacggtccttcccccgttcgaagcgaaattgatttccaataCAGTAAATGGAGAGTAGTCTCCTCCGTAGCAAGTTTGGTTTATACGCGTGACCAAGTTGGCTGTGTAGGACACTATTATGTTCACGAGCAGTTACATAAACATTAGCTCTAGGAGAGCTCTTTTGATGGACAACAAAGGTTAGTTCCCGTGCCATAGAAATTggctatttgcataataaatacaaaaatgctcaaattctaagctcgtACTGTGATATTGATCtaaattattatttctttttgtctttttgttgatatacatatgaattgtaatatcacaatttactaatataaatataataaagaagcggcctgattttatccgtatgtgtaaaaaccattaaatttgtaatacttgattcagagttttttatctgataacaaaaacagtatacgttctgtgcattgagagtggtgacagtccattctctcaaagctggcaacATTCAGTTCATGACATCACTCTAGTTTcttggtcaaatctgtctcgttcgaaggaactcaccgcttacagtcgGTTTTTGcctaatatcaattttaaacgacttattttctcaaagaaGGAGTCATTTTCGTTGTCCTCATACACtgatatatatgccctttaattaAAAAGGGAAATCAAGTTGTGAAATAATAACTTAAAGACAGAAATATATAATGATTTGTCTGATAACGTATATTGTAATTTTCCCAGATCGTGCAAGAATTGCCAGTTTTACTAAATAAGTTTTGATACAAACATGCTAACAGgcggtttttttaattaaaatctatttttcgtgtaataatttatcattaaaacagattaaaaataaaattaaattatcaaGTCTTGTTTGAAATTAACAGTTTAAACATAAGTTTAAATAATACTACCGTTGTGTTTCTTGCATATCCAGTTCTGTTTTACGGAACACCGAGTGTATCTCCAGTAGTCGATGTTCGGACTGGTTATATCCGTACATAGACTCACAACCCCAGTTAAGAGTCTAGAATCGTCGTCTCTTCTCAGTAGATTGAAGTTTACTGTACTCCCGTCACTCCAATTTGGATCTAAGTGATTAAAGAAATTTAATTATTATctgttatttattcaaaacaaaacaaacaaaaccggTTCTTACTTTATCTTCAAAGATCTTCAATTTCTtaagagtgaaggataagtcattcaaatttccatttggtatttttgaaatgaaaaatttggcaaaaaacagtaTTGACGAATTTAATGcccaaatacatgtagttaatttatatactgtcagtatataaatcacagattcgtgtaaaatgccttacattgtcttaaatacacaccTTTCGGCTGAGCCACTATAATAGCAGGCTATGTCGGCACATCTTTATAAATggtacaaaaatctgaattttgaggaTTTTTATGATcacccggatgagcaaatcactgaatgggcctttaaggaatAATAATTAGGTGGCATAGATGTAACATGCTGACAACAATTGACAATAATGTAACTTCATAAGACTTTCAG
Above is a window of Amphiura filiformis chromosome 7, Afil_fr2py, whole genome shotgun sequence DNA encoding:
- the LOC140157689 gene encoding bone morphogenetic protein 1-like; this encodes MTLVNNDSVAITSANYPYPYPQNLNCTWDIKSENNTDLIISFQEFNLISQTDSVQLGSKGLFEWTDMLHIRWDQRIYALYLTSDTVQIQINTHYNDEIGTDQNSNSTNIADDISFVDTTQGPIIRGKTGVEMSVMTGQDHIINIDETFDCGNGVVIYSSAICNSIDDCFNFLDEQGCEYPECSSPNPTTPNDRRCRMEKGTVSSPGYPKPYLKDAVWTWQIITDPNTYISFQILDFDVPSETAGSECYYAYLGFYDTIVAGIAGDIGDRKQYFCHRRLPTLDPILSPFNELFVVFRSGSVTPGRGFKAEYKSIQFRTSIHFNISTHDGE